The following are encoded together in the Bactrocera neohumeralis isolate Rockhampton chromosome 6, APGP_CSIRO_Bneo_wtdbg2-racon-allhic-juicebox.fasta_v2, whole genome shotgun sequence genome:
- the LOC126763464 gene encoding uncharacterized protein LOC126763464 has protein sequence MIRTSLMENDAMLLNTSMEVTGSQINTSNFHRSQSSLSNEGDLSFSSSIDQELDALILGDELPAFEIRLVSPLARTPSPIDTNEVDFRTPTRLPQLDCDSTASECLNSDFVTLEEINSLISPPANDKECTADVRRCNSLETIFEGVFLNTPPKAGVRYVNTTRENLFEKLIINRMFSTKENQVPNVGAVNEVKKL, from the coding sequence atgattaGAACATCTTTAATGGAAAACGATGCAATGCTACTTAACACTAGCATGGAAGTAACTGGATCTCAAATAAACACTTCTAACTTTCATCGCTCGCAGTCCTCTCTCTCAAATGAAGGCGATTTATCATTTTCATCATCAATAGATCAAGAACTGGATGCACTTATATTAGGCGATGAGCTACCCGCGTTTGAAATTAGACTTGTTTCGCCCCTTGCACGTACACCTTCGCCAATAGATACCAATGAAGTAGATTTTCGAACACCAACTCGGCTCCCTCAGTTAGATTGTGATTCTACCGCCAGTGAATGCTTAAATTCGGATTTTGTAACTCTTGAAGAAATCAACTCGCTTATAAGTCCCCCTGCTAATGATAAAGAATGCACTGCGGACGTAAGACGTTGTAATAGCCTCGAGACAATATTTGAAGGAGTGTTCTTAAACACACCGCCAAAAGCAGGTGTACGGTATGTTAATACAACGCGGGAAaatcttttcgaaaaattaattattaatcgGATGTTTAGTACTAAGGAAAATCAAGTTCCAAATGTTGGTGCAGTTAATGAAGTTAAAAAACTCTAA